One segment of Leptospiraceae bacterium DNA contains the following:
- a CDS encoding sigma-54-dependent Fis family transcriptional regulator, with protein MKIRNPSVLVVDDDKYLLEVFKISLEVLDFEIDAISDSGKALSLISEKDYDLVFLDLKMQPIDGMQILKEIKKLKPETTVIIISGNSGLDDALKAVDLGAYHILQKPVQIKELQFFAKKAWEYHAIKSELKELRETAFSNKKGNYISQNSNVLANVETALNMADSNINLLILGESGTGKKFIAELVHQKSARANKPFVVVNCSVPENLLEQELFGLKSGQQGMEIPITGKLEEAAGGTLVLDEIGELSHAIQSRLFSVLQSKDSKDDIRFISTTSINIEETLKEKIFREDLFYRLNEVRITINSLRERPEDIELLFHHFISQYQKGRNMRLSADAFNLLKLYRWPGNILEFKNVIHRASLLTKSDVIEPIHLPEEIQFRNRKDDNDLITLEEVELIHIKKVLNRTTDYKVAAKILGIDAATLWRKRKKYKI; from the coding sequence ATGAAAATTCGTAACCCAAGTGTATTAGTTGTAGATGATGATAAATATTTATTAGAAGTATTTAAAATTTCTTTAGAAGTTTTAGATTTTGAAATTGATGCCATTTCGGATTCTGGAAAGGCGTTAAGCCTTATATCCGAAAAGGATTATGACTTAGTATTTCTCGATTTAAAAATGCAACCTATAGACGGAATGCAGATTTTAAAAGAAATTAAAAAATTAAAACCTGAAACAACTGTTATTATTATATCAGGAAATAGTGGCCTTGACGATGCATTGAAGGCTGTAGATTTAGGGGCATATCATATTTTACAAAAACCGGTTCAAATCAAAGAACTACAATTTTTCGCAAAAAAAGCTTGGGAATACCACGCAATTAAATCTGAACTAAAAGAATTACGAGAAACAGCTTTTTCCAATAAAAAAGGAAATTATATTTCTCAGAATTCTAACGTATTAGCAAATGTGGAAACAGCACTTAATATGGCAGATAGTAATATCAATCTATTGATATTAGGCGAAAGCGGCACTGGTAAAAAATTTATAGCTGAATTAGTTCATCAGAAAAGTGCAAGAGCAAACAAACCATTTGTAGTAGTTAACTGCAGTGTACCAGAGAATTTACTGGAACAAGAACTTTTTGGTTTAAAAAGTGGACAACAAGGAATGGAAATTCCTATTACCGGTAAATTAGAAGAAGCCGCTGGTGGAACTTTGGTTTTGGATGAAATTGGCGAGCTGTCTCACGCCATTCAATCAAGACTTTTTTCAGTATTACAATCCAAAGATTCTAAAGATGATATTCGGTTTATTTCTACCACTAGTATAAATATTGAAGAAACTCTAAAAGAAAAAATATTCAGAGAGGATTTATTTTATCGTTTAAATGAAGTGCGAATTACTATAAATTCTCTTAGAGAAAGACCTGAAGATATAGAATTATTATTTCATCATTTTATTTCTCAATACCAAAAAGGTAGAAATATGAGATTATCCGCTGATGCATTTAATTTACTTAAATTATATCGATGGCCAGGAAATATTTTGGAATTTAAAAATGTAATTCACAGAGCTTCTCTTTTAACTAAATCAGACGTAATAGAGCCAATTCATCTTCCGGAAGAAATTCAATTTAGAAATCGAAAAGATGATAATGATTTAATTACTTTAGAAGAAGTTGAGTTAATCCATATTAAAAAAGTTTTAAATCGCACAACTGATTACAAAGTTGCGGCAAAAATTTTGGGAATAGATGCGGCAACTCTTTGGAGAAAAAGAAAAAAATACAAAATCTAA
- a CDS encoding helix-turn-helix transcriptional regulator, whose translation MKFLLQQEKRFYFFAFYIFFMIFWILEDILSLFLNAHWLHYSQTYFTFMETLIAIFSIIGIYFLFKEVKEKKQDIHSAKEVIENLKSKNQKLNEINVNFWNSIQDQFKAWSLTEAEKEIAILLLRGLSNQQVAAIRGKSLKTVENQAFSIYQKSGTTGKLEFIAYFISPLLPEED comes from the coding sequence ATGAAATTTTTATTACAACAAGAAAAGAGATTTTACTTTTTTGCGTTCTATATTTTTTTTATGATATTTTGGATATTAGAGGATATTCTTTCTCTATTTTTAAATGCACATTGGCTTCATTATTCGCAGACCTATTTTACTTTTATGGAAACTCTCATTGCAATTTTTTCGATAATCGGTATTTATTTTTTATTTAAAGAAGTAAAAGAAAAAAAACAGGATATACATTCAGCTAAAGAGGTAATTGAAAATTTAAAATCTAAAAATCAAAAGTTAAATGAAATAAATGTAAATTTTTGGAATTCTATTCAAGACCAATTTAAAGCATGGAGTTTAACGGAAGCAGAAAAGGAAATTGCGATTTTACTTTTACGAGGATTGTCAAATCAACAAGTTGCTGCCATAAGAGGAAAAAGTTTAAAAACAGTAGAAAATCAAGCCTTCTCAATCTATCAAAAATCAGGGACTACAGGTAAATTAGAGTTTATCGCCTATTTTATTTCTCCTTTGTTACCTGAAGAGGATTAG
- a CDS encoding N-6 DNA methylase, producing MKEVFISKSIFNPEVLEYHASCAEGLHEFLVEEVTNAGLKITSSNRGGVFFRGKNANIQKFLLSTRFSSRVSFSISQLEVEDAEDLYDQAVRLPWEEIIADGMTFKIDSNTKDNLNDSRYALYKLKDAIKDRLREKREEAPNIDRDDPDIILHLRSNRNFVNLELSLSSQPFNKRGYRLEFLDAPLRENMAQALVHFSGWKRDEVLIDPMCGSGTILIEAALLIKKKYINENLLNQSAVYKMLYDVYVTPNEVSTTQEIKIFGYDINPKAIQIAKDNAKRAGVEKLIQFAKGDVLDLPNSQNWKSGHIVMNPPYGERLGTKEEMKLLYGKISSRLKQEFSGFRFTVISGDKSLLGFFKLKEDKSMNVAIAKMKGKFVSYDLK from the coding sequence TTGAAAGAGGTTTTTATCAGTAAATCTATATTTAATCCAGAAGTTCTAGAATACCATGCATCCTGTGCAGAAGGGCTCCATGAATTCCTTGTTGAAGAAGTAACAAATGCAGGTCTAAAAATAACATCTTCAAATCGTGGTGGAGTATTTTTTCGCGGGAAAAATGCAAACATTCAAAAATTTTTACTTTCTACACGTTTTTCGTCTAGAGTGTCATTTAGTATCTCCCAATTGGAAGTGGAAGATGCAGAGGATTTATACGACCAAGCAGTCCGTCTGCCTTGGGAGGAAATAATTGCTGATGGAATGACATTTAAAATAGATTCGAATACAAAGGATAATCTAAATGATTCGCGTTATGCATTATACAAATTAAAGGATGCGATTAAAGATAGACTTCGTGAAAAAAGAGAAGAAGCTCCGAACATAGATAGAGACGATCCAGATATAATTTTACATTTGCGTTCCAATAGAAATTTTGTAAATCTAGAATTGTCATTATCTTCACAACCCTTCAACAAGCGTGGATATAGACTAGAATTTTTAGATGCTCCACTTCGAGAAAATATGGCGCAGGCTCTTGTCCATTTTTCTGGCTGGAAACGCGACGAAGTATTGATCGATCCAATGTGTGGATCAGGAACTATATTAATTGAGGCCGCCCTATTAATTAAAAAAAAATATATCAATGAAAACTTATTAAACCAGTCTGCGGTTTATAAGATGTTATACGATGTATATGTAACTCCAAATGAAGTATCAACAACGCAGGAAATAAAAATATTCGGATATGATATCAATCCAAAAGCAATCCAAATTGCAAAGGATAATGCCAAACGTGCCGGAGTAGAAAAATTAATTCAATTTGCAAAAGGTGATGTATTAGATTTACCAAATTCTCAAAATTGGAAGTCTGGCCATATAGTAATGAACCCTCCATATGGAGAGAGACTCGGAACAAAGGAAGAAATGAAATTACTTTATGGAAAAATATCGTCAAGACTCAAACAGGAATTTTCAGGCTTTCGATTTACAGTAATCAGTGGAGATAAATCCCTGTTAGGCTTTTTTAAATTAAAGGAAGACAAAAGTATGAACGTTGCAATAGCTAAAATGAAAGGTAAATTTGTCTCCTATGACTTGAAATGA
- a CDS encoding DUF393 domain-containing protein — protein sequence MNFFLYDGKCPFCSKTAKQLQTICLSSEIEFHSFRELTFDKLKLIHPNLTEEILVANVQFIYKGIRYPGFFGIRKLVIYLKFYRYFFWILYLPLIPLVGILIMNFLKHRTGHDF from the coding sequence ATGAATTTTTTTCTCTACGACGGTAAATGTCCATTTTGTTCAAAAACCGCCAAGCAGTTACAGACGATTTGCCTCTCTTCTGAAATAGAATTTCATTCTTTTAGGGAATTGACTTTCGATAAATTAAAACTAATCCACCCCAATTTAACTGAAGAGATACTTGTAGCAAATGTACAATTTATTTATAAAGGAATAAGATACCCTGGTTTTTTTGGTATACGTAAACTGGTTATTTATTTAAAATTTTATCGTTATTTTTTTTGGATTTTATATTTACCGCTAATTCCTTTAGTTGGAATTTTAATAATGAATTTTCTGAAACATAGGACTGGGCATGACTTTTAA
- a CDS encoding iron-containing redox enzyme family protein codes for MSLTNELKSQVENHPVLKAKWLADKKNHLSKKDLTLWLSQEYFVSVDFVNWFLWTASLTSNINAKILLVHNIWEELGEGNASASHVMILIKFLRDIGINESELKLLEKTESYLKDMKNLTNSNFYSALGALGPANEYLLKLEYGQMYESYQKLRKEENLPEALFFEVNLEADESHSAQLFRLIESVCDTPEKIKQVKDGNQKALDSRLSFYEGLNSVE; via the coding sequence ATGAGTCTTACAAATGAATTAAAATCCCAAGTGGAAAACCATCCAGTATTAAAAGCGAAATGGTTGGCAGATAAAAAAAACCATTTATCAAAAAAAGATTTAACCCTTTGGTTAAGTCAAGAATATTTTGTCTCCGTAGATTTCGTAAATTGGTTTTTATGGACTGCAAGTTTAACGTCAAATATAAATGCTAAAATTTTATTAGTCCATAATATATGGGAAGAATTGGGTGAAGGAAACGCAAGTGCATCACATGTAATGATTTTGATTAAATTTTTACGAGACATTGGAATAAACGAATCAGAATTGAAACTACTAGAAAAAACGGAAAGTTATCTTAAAGATATGAAAAATTTAACTAATTCAAATTTTTATTCAGCACTCGGAGCACTGGGACCGGCTAATGAGTATTTGCTCAAATTAGAATACGGACAAATGTACGAATCCTACCAAAAATTAAGGAAAGAAGAAAACCTTCCAGAAGCATTGTTTTTTGAAGTAAATTTAGAAGCTGATGAATCCCATAGTGCCCAATTATTTCGTTTAATTGAATCCGTTTGTGATACGCCAGAAAAAATAAAACAAGTCAAAGATGGCAATCAAAAGGCATTAGATTCAAGGCTTTCCTTTTATGAAGGACTAAATTCAGTTGAATAA
- a CDS encoding arginine-tRNA-protein transferase, with amino-acid sequence MIYDEYNFDRVSPSSMDLLWSGGFRHFGSHFFRYSIGLLNGEYAEVLPLRIKIKDFSISKSQKKIIRKNQDLKIVIQDCFIDEEKENLFFIHAKRFTENRPDSIFNFLSKDNPATTPCELKEICLYDEKKLVAVSFLDIGEIASSSVYAMFHPEYAKRSLGIYTLLLEIQHSIDQKLEYLYPGYAYRQSSFYDYKKNFQPIEYFDWNGKWLPYIKNDTNEE; translated from the coding sequence ATGATTTATGATGAATACAATTTTGATCGAGTAAGTCCTTCTTCGATGGATTTACTATGGTCAGGCGGATTTCGACATTTTGGATCCCATTTTTTTAGATACAGTATTGGTTTATTGAATGGAGAATATGCAGAAGTATTACCTCTTCGAATCAAGATAAAGGATTTTTCAATATCTAAAAGTCAGAAAAAAATTATCAGAAAAAATCAAGATTTAAAAATTGTGATTCAAGATTGTTTCATTGATGAAGAAAAAGAGAATCTTTTTTTTATACATGCCAAACGATTTACGGAAAATCGGCCAGATTCTATTTTTAATTTTTTATCAAAAGATAATCCTGCTACTACTCCTTGTGAATTAAAAGAAATTTGTCTTTACGACGAAAAAAAATTAGTAGCAGTTAGTTTTCTTGACATTGGAGAAATTGCATCATCTAGTGTTTATGCAATGTTTCACCCAGAATATGCAAAGCGAAGCCTTGGAATATATACTTTACTTTTAGAAATTCAGCATTCAATAGATCAAAAATTAGAATATCTTTATCCTGGATATGCATATCGACAAAGTTCCTTTTATGATTATAAAAAAAATTTTCAGCCAATTGAATACTTCGATTGGAACGGCAAATGGCTACCATATATAAAAAACGATACAAACGAGGAGTAA
- the hisC gene encoding histidinol-phosphate transaminase, which produces MYDLAPYIPGEQPSGTKKIVKLNTNENPYPPSPQIKKVVKNILAKGLLRKYSNPISSNVIKEISTLHKIPESHIMVTNGSDEGLAILFRATLGPGDIALMPYPTYSLYPVLTNLQLNGAKIKTIELKKDFHFDFEKIKKASNSKVKLLTFANPNAPTSILENRSDIIDLVKNFNGIVLCDEAYIDFAPEGSSLIPEVKKLKNLVVSRTLSKSYGLAGLRVGYLVSNPENISQLIKIKDSYNLGMLEQEIAIAALKDQKYFKKTINKIVQSREKLNNNLKKLGFTILESNSNFLFVKPSGKYSAEEIFLYLKSEEVYIRYFRDNFCKDFLRITVGTEIENQILLEKIKKAITRK; this is translated from the coding sequence CTGTACGATTTAGCTCCTTATATTCCGGGCGAACAGCCATCCGGTACTAAAAAAATCGTAAAATTAAATACCAATGAAAATCCGTATCCTCCGTCTCCGCAAATAAAAAAAGTAGTTAAAAATATTTTAGCAAAAGGATTACTTCGAAAGTATTCAAATCCTATTTCTAGTAATGTTATAAAGGAAATTTCAACGCTACATAAAATACCAGAATCTCATATTATGGTAACTAATGGATCGGACGAAGGACTAGCGATCCTTTTTAGAGCGACTCTAGGTCCTGGGGATATTGCCCTTATGCCCTACCCTACATATTCACTTTATCCCGTATTGACAAATTTACAATTGAATGGAGCGAAAATTAAAACAATTGAATTAAAAAAAGATTTTCATTTCGATTTTGAAAAAATTAAAAAAGCATCAAATTCAAAAGTAAAACTTTTAACATTCGCAAACCCAAATGCCCCTACTAGTATTTTAGAAAATAGGTCTGACATTATAGATTTAGTGAAAAATTTTAATGGCATTGTATTATGCGATGAGGCATATATTGACTTTGCTCCAGAAGGTTCTAGTCTGATACCAGAAGTAAAAAAACTTAAAAATTTAGTTGTATCTAGAACACTTTCTAAATCATACGGACTTGCCGGACTTCGTGTTGGATACTTGGTTAGTAACCCTGAAAATATTTCACAACTTATTAAAATCAAAGACTCTTATAATTTAGGAATGTTAGAACAAGAAATTGCTATTGCCGCATTAAAAGATCAAAAGTATTTCAAAAAAACAATAAATAAAATAGTACAGTCTCGAGAAAAACTCAATAACAATTTAAAAAAATTAGGATTTACCATACTTGAAAGTAATTCTAATTTTCTATTTGTAAAACCATCTGGTAAATATTCTGCAGAAGAAATATTTTTATATTTAAAATCAGAAGAGGTATATATTCGTTATTTCCGAGATAATTTCTGTAAAGATTTCCTTCGAATCACGGTTGGAACAGAAATAGAAAATCAAATTTTACTTGAAAAAATCAAAAAAGCAATTACAAGAAAGTAA
- a CDS encoding 2-isopropylmalate synthase: MTDQNYVRIFDTTLRDGEQCPGAAMSEDEKLEIAHHLAKMNVDIIEAGFPVSSPVQFKAVERIAREVDGPIIAGLARSLRVDIEAAANAIKPAKRKRIHTFIASSPIHMKHKLGKTPSEVLQMAIEAVKIARDFVEDVEFSPEDGTRSDWEFLREICEAVIEAGATTINVPDTVGYTVPEKYGELFNFLIKNVKGADKIIFSAHCHNDLGLATANSLSAIVNGVRQVECTINGIGERAGNTAMEEVVMALRTRKEFYGITTKIDTTQIAKASYLVKNITGMTVQPNKAIVGANAFAHESGIHQDGVIKNRETYEIMTPQSIGLESNRMVLGRHSGRAGFRDRIIRLGFEPKVEELELAYSRFLEIADKKKEIFDEDIVSLFTDQHRKTGISRYTLDYFHISTGSKTVPTATIQLKIDDVAIEESATGDGPVDAVFKAIEKAARVEPELSRLVISPVTEGKDALAEASVTLNLNGKRVVGKGSSTDIIEASALSFIDALNRL, from the coding sequence ATGACCGATCAAAACTATGTTCGAATATTTGATACAACTCTTCGCGACGGAGAGCAATGCCCTGGCGCTGCAATGAGTGAAGATGAGAAACTTGAAATTGCACACCATCTTGCAAAAATGAATGTTGATATCATCGAAGCTGGATTTCCTGTTTCCTCCCCTGTTCAATTTAAAGCTGTTGAAAGAATTGCGAGGGAAGTTGACGGACCGATCATTGCTGGCCTCGCTAGATCTCTACGCGTAGATATTGAAGCAGCAGCAAATGCAATTAAACCTGCAAAGCGCAAAAGAATTCATACATTTATAGCGTCCTCTCCTATTCATATGAAACACAAACTAGGAAAAACTCCTTCCGAAGTTTTACAAATGGCTATAGAAGCCGTAAAAATTGCGCGCGATTTTGTAGAGGATGTAGAATTTTCTCCAGAAGACGGTACTCGATCCGATTGGGAATTTTTACGAGAAATATGTGAAGCAGTAATTGAAGCAGGTGCTACGACTATCAATGTTCCGGATACTGTTGGTTATACCGTTCCCGAAAAATACGGAGAGTTATTCAATTTCCTAATTAAAAATGTAAAAGGAGCAGATAAAATTATATTTTCGGCCCACTGCCACAATGATCTTGGACTAGCCACAGCAAATTCTCTTTCAGCGATTGTAAATGGTGTGCGTCAGGTGGAATGCACAATCAATGGAATTGGGGAAAGAGCAGGCAATACAGCCATGGAAGAGGTAGTAATGGCTCTACGAACTCGAAAAGAATTTTATGGAATTACTACAAAAATAGATACCACACAAATTGCCAAAGCTTCCTATTTAGTAAAAAATATTACCGGAATGACCGTTCAGCCAAACAAAGCTATCGTAGGTGCAAATGCTTTTGCTCACGAATCAGGAATCCATCAAGACGGAGTAATAAAAAATCGAGAAACATATGAAATTATGACACCTCAATCTATTGGCCTTGAATCCAACCGTATGGTTTTAGGTAGGCATTCTGGTCGAGCTGGATTTAGAGATAGAATTATTCGTTTAGGTTTCGAGCCTAAAGTCGAAGAATTAGAATTGGCCTATTCTCGTTTTCTTGAAATTGCGGACAAAAAAAAGGAAATTTTTGATGAAGACATCGTTTCCCTTTTTACAGATCAGCACCGCAAAACGGGCATTAGCCGTTATACTCTGGATTATTTTCATATTTCCACAGGATCAAAAACTGTCCCTACAGCAACTATTCAGTTAAAAATAGATGACGTAGCCATAGAAGAGTCGGCAACTGGTGATGGTCCTGTTGATGCAGTGTTTAAAGCAATTGAAAAAGCAGCAAGAGTAGAACCCGAACTATCTCGGCTTGTAATTTCTCCCGTTACAGAAGGTAAAGATGCATTAGCCGAAGCTTCGGTAACATTAAATTTGAATGGCAAACGTGTAGTCGGAAAAGGAAGTTCAACTGATATAATCGAGGCATCGGCTTTATCTTTTATAGATGCACTGAATAGACTTTGA